A region of the Leeuwenhoekiella sp. MAR_2009_132 genome:
GGCTCTCAAACGCAGCAATTTAATTCTGAAGAACCTATTTCTGGTGTAATAAACAGCCTGGCAACTCTCGTATGGAAAAAAAACTTTGCTAAATACTATGAATTAAATTTTGCGCGAGCGACGTTCTCTCAAGAACTATTTAATGGGTTTCAGTTAACTGCACAGGCGGGTTATGAGAAACGAATGCCGCTATTTAATACCACAGATCAAACGTTATTCAACAGAGATTTTGCTTATACTTCAAACAATCCTTTAAACCCTCAGGATTATAATACTGCAGCAATACAACCTCACAATCTGGGAAAAGTAAATGTACAGGCGATGATTAATTTTGATCAGAAATATATGAGCTATCCTGACGGAAAGTTTAAAGTTGATGATTCTAAATATCCAACGCTTTATGTTACTGCTGAGCAAAGCTTTGCAGCTAGTGATGCTAACTACAATTTTACAGAACTTAAAGCAGAACTGCGTCAGGAACTTACTCTGGGTAATAAAGGAAACTTTGGGTATGGCTTTACAGGAGGTACTTTTTTGAATGGAGACAACATCAGTTTTGTAGACTATCAGCATTTTAATGGTAATCAAACCTATGTTAATTTTAGAAATCTGCGTCTTACTGGTTTTAATAATCTACCCTACTACGATTATAGCACTAAAGAAAGTTTCTTTGAAGCGCATATAGAACACAATTTTAAAGGCTTTATTCTAGGAAAAATTCCCGGTATAAGAGCCTTAAATCTCAATCTAGTTACCGGTGTACATTCCTTATTAACACAAGAAAACAAACCTTATACTGAATTTAATATAGGTGTTGATAACCTTGGCTTCGGAAAATTAAAGTTTCTGCGTGTTGATTATGTGCGCTCTTTTAGTGGTCCTAATCAAAAAGGAGCTTTTGTTTTTGGTCTCAGTTTTTAGAACAGATTTCTTTGTAATTTAGATTCTGAAAAACCGTTAAATTTATGCGCTTCCTTATATTATTTTGCATATTGCTAGGCGTTCTGAGTTGCACAGCAGACAAAAAATTAGAACTCTCAAAAATTGAAGGTTTTCCTTCTCAAATTATAGGCTGTAGTTGCTATTATGCAATGAGCGAAGAAGATTTTTCTGCACAAAAATTTATCTATATTGATAAATATGGTGAAGAACCCGGGATGATTAATGTAAATGGAAATCTAATAGCCGTAGACCCTAAAAATAAAGATCCTAAAAATTATCAAATTAAAATTGACATTGAACAGGAGATTCAGTTAGATCAGGAATTGTACCATAAAGAAGGAGTACTTACAGTATTAGCACCAGATGGTGCGGTGTTTACCTCTTCTATTTATGGGGAATGCGGCTGCTAAATAAGTGTATAATGAAAAAACTACAGCAACCTGAAGTTTGGCTGCGAGGGCCTTTAAAAAATATTCCACCTTATTTACAACCGGCAGCACATGCTTTAAAACAAACTGAGGAAGATCTCGACTATTGGTTAACAGATTTTGAAGATATACACCTCTGGAATAATCCGGCGGGTAGAGCAAGTGTAGGATTTCATTTGCAACACATTACCGGTGTTTTAGACCGTATGATAACCTATTCAAAAGCACAAAAGTTATCTCAAGTACAATTTGACTATTTAAAACAGGAAGGAGTTCAAAATTACGACGTTACCACAGCCCAACTTAAAGCTGCATACTCAAATAAGTTAGATGAGGCATTCTTATACTTTAGTACATTAAAAGAGGTTGATTTACTTCAAAAGCGAAGTGTAGGCCACAAAGAACTTCCATCAACTGTTTTAGGTCTTCTTTTTCATGCTGCAGAACACAGCCAAAGGCATTTAGGCCAATTATTGGTAACGACAAGTATTTTAAAAACTTTAAAGTAAATAGCATTGTTTTATATTCATTATTCTCTTTTAATGAAATAAAACCAATTCATAAAGAATTTCGTATTTTCAGTTAAATAACCCTATTAAATCGTAATTCTTGATATCTAAAACCGAGTTCCCTACCTCAGTTGAGCAAATTGAAGAAATTCATAAAGCACAGCAACTTTTTTATAAGACTAAGGCTACTCTTTCTGTAGCTACCCGGCGAGAGAAACTGCAATTGCTTAAGGAGGTTTTATTAAAAT
Encoded here:
- a CDS encoding DinB family protein encodes the protein MKKLQQPEVWLRGPLKNIPPYLQPAAHALKQTEEDLDYWLTDFEDIHLWNNPAGRASVGFHLQHITGVLDRMITYSKAQKLSQVQFDYLKQEGVQNYDVTTAQLKAAYSNKLDEAFLYFSTLKEVDLLQKRSVGHKELPSTVLGLLFHAAEHSQRHLGQLLVTTSILKTLK